Proteins found in one Miscanthus floridulus cultivar M001 chromosome 4, ASM1932011v1, whole genome shotgun sequence genomic segment:
- the LOC136550528 gene encoding uncharacterized protein isoform X2, which produces MAAADSDFAISTSTCPHCRREIPSSNIALHSAHCARNLQKCEHCGDMVPRKLMDEHYDENHAPIQMNCSLCKHKVERELWDLHTGIQCPQRMLACQYCQFELPAVDLYEHQDVCGNRTEYCQSCRKYIRLREWIGHELQFHTILNAASELSSDRTPAAAAEQPVPKPARPATGSLHKQLLLTVAITGVAVLIGSILYQSKGK; this is translated from the exons TCGGCGGGAGATTCCATCTTCAAACATTGCATTGCACAGCGCGCACTGCGCTCGGAACCTTCAGAAGTGTGAACATTGTGGAGATATGGTTCCGAGGAAGCTTATGGATGAACACTACGATGaaaaccatgctccg ATACAGATGAATTGCTCACTTTGCAAACACAAAGTAGAACGTGAGCTATGGGATCTTCATACAGGCATACAATGCCCACAAAGGATGCTCGCATGCCAATACTGTCAGTTTGAACTGCCTGCAGTCGATCTTTATGAACATCAG GATGTGTGTGGAAATCGAACAGAATATTGTCAAAGTTGCAGGAAGTATATCAGACTCCGTGAATGGATTGGACATGAACTCCAGTTCCATACGATTTTAAATGCTGCATCAGAACTTTCAAG TGACAggactccagcagcagcagcagagcagccAGTACCAAAGCCAGCGCGACCTGCTACTGGTTCACTTCACAAACAACTGCTCTTGACGGTTGCAATAACTGGAGTTGCAGTTTTGATTGGATCAATACTGTACCAAAGTAAGGGGAAGTAG
- the LOC136550528 gene encoding uncharacterized protein isoform X1, translated as MAAADSDFAISTSTCPHCRREIPSSNIALHSAHCARNLQKCEHCGDMVPRKLMDEHYDENHAPMNCSLCKHKVERELWDLHTGIQCPQRMLACQYCQFELPAVDLYEHQDVCGNRTEYCQSCRKYIRLREWIGHELQFHTILNAASELSSDRTPAAAAEQPVPKPARPATGSLHKQLLLTVAITGVAVLIGSILYQSKGK; from the exons TCGGCGGGAGATTCCATCTTCAAACATTGCATTGCACAGCGCGCACTGCGCTCGGAACCTTCAGAAGTGTGAACATTGTGGAGATATGGTTCCGAGGAAGCTTATGGATGAACACTACGATGaaaaccatgctccg ATGAATTGCTCACTTTGCAAACACAAAGTAGAACGTGAGCTATGGGATCTTCATACAGGCATACAATGCCCACAAAGGATGCTCGCATGCCAATACTGTCAGTTTGAACTGCCTGCAGTCGATCTTTATGAACATCAG GATGTGTGTGGAAATCGAACAGAATATTGTCAAAGTTGCAGGAAGTATATCAGACTCCGTGAATGGATTGGACATGAACTCCAGTTCCATACGATTTTAAATGCTGCATCAGAACTTTCAAG TGACAggactccagcagcagcagcagagcagccAGTACCAAAGCCAGCGCGACCTGCTACTGGTTCACTTCACAAACAACTGCTCTTGACGGTTGCAATAACTGGAGTTGCAGTTTTGATTGGATCAATACTGTACCAAAGTAAGGGGAAGTAG
- the LOC136550521 gene encoding uncharacterized protein — translation MPTPSGGGAARPRAAEEPRVELELPLGAAAPFDLAAAVCSHGLFMMAPNRWDPAGRALVRPLRLASDSSVSLLARVSAHPARSDSALLVAVHGAAALSPLDQNHILEQVRRMLRLSEDDGKMVAEFQAMHPAAREAGFGRVFRSPTLFEDMVKCILLCNCQWTRTLSMATALCKLQLELKCSSSIEDFQSRNPPIREHNKRKRSKRQSVRVKLEARFSEDKLEGPRLASGGNGLTNLETYEILSCLPSVASEAIGPDDSLEPSELSLSSDPHLEGRISDFPTPEELANLDEEFLAKSCNLGYRAKRIVMLARSLVEGKVCLQKLGEMRKMFVPAAEEASSIGSTYERLDKELSMISGFGPFTRANVLMCMGFFHTIPADTETIRHLKQIHKRATTISSIHQELDKIYGKYAPFQFLAFWFELWGFYDKQFGKISDMEPSNYGLFTASHLKKSKKLEEKQL, via the exons ATGCCGACCccaagcggcggcggcgcagcgcgACCGCGAGCTGCAGAGGAGCCCCGCGTAGAGCTGGAGCTCCCGCTCGGCGCCGCCGCGCCGTTCGACCTGGCGGCGGCCGTGTGCAGCCACGGGCTGTTCATGATGGCGCCCAACCGGTGGGACCCAGCCGGCCGAGCGCTCGTGCGCCCGCTCCGCCTCGCCTCCGACAGCTCCGTCTCCCTCCTCGCCCGCGTCTCCGCCCACCCCGCGCGCTCGGACTCCGCGCTCCTCGTCGCCGTGCATGGCGCCGCCGCGCTCTCCCCGCTCGACCAGAACCACATCCTC GAGCAGGTGCGTCGGATGCTGCGGCTGTCGGAGGACGATGGCAAGATGGTGGCGGAGTTCCAGGCGATGCACCCCGCGGCGCGGGAGGCGGGGTTCGGGCGCGTCTTCCGCTCGCCCACGCTGTTCGAGGACATGGTCAAGTGCATCCTCCTCTGCAATTGCCA ATGGACAAGGACCTTGTCAATGGCTACTGCACTGTGCAAGCTTCAGTTGGAGCTGAAATGTTCATCCAGCATCGAAGATTTTCAGTCAAGGAATCCTCCAATTAGGGAACATAATAAAAGGAAGCGCAGCAAGAGACAGAGTGTCCGTGTCAAATTAGAAGCAAGGTTTTCAGAGGATAAATTGGAGGGTCCAAGACTGGCAAGTGGAGGCAATGGCCTGACAAATTTGGAAACATATGAAATTTTGTCTTGTTTACCCTCAGTTGCAAGTGAAGCAATCGGTCCAGATGATTCCTTGGAACCATCGGAGCTTAGCTTGAGCAGTGATCCTCACTTGGAAGGCCGTATCAGTGATTTCCCTACGCCGGAAGAATTGGCCAACCTTGATGAGGAATTTTTAGCCAAGAGTTGTAATCTTGGATACCGAGCAAAGAGAATTGTAATGCTTGCACGCAGCCTTGTAGAAGGGAAGGTATGTCTACAAAAACTTGGAGAGATGCGTAAAATGTTTGTACCAGCTGCAGAAGAGGCATCCAGTATTGGATCCACCTACGAGAGATTGGACAAAGAGTTATCAATGATCTCAGGGTTTGGTCCTTTCACACGTGCCAATGTGCTCATGTGTATGGGATTCTTCCACACGATCCCAGCTGATACTGAGACAATTAGGCATTTGAAACAG ATTCATAAAAGAGCAACTACCATCAGTTCTATTCATCAGGAATTAGATAAAATCTACGGCAAATATGCTCCATTCCAGTTCTTGGCATTCTG GTTTGAGTTATGGGGCTTCTACGACAAGCAATTTGGCAAAATTAGTGATATGGAACCATCCAACTACGGACTATTCACTGCAAGTCACTTGAAAAAAAGCAAAAAATTAGAAGAAAAGCAGCTGTAG
- the LOC136550520 gene encoding thioredoxin reductase NTRC, with the protein MAVTRVAVAAALSAAPLSSRRHQVALPSSCRLLPAAAATCCNSRTPMSLQAAAAAPAAGAVDEETPASSSTSDASKGVENLVIIGSGPAGYTAAIYAARANLKPVVFEGYQEGGVPGGQLMTTTEVENFPGFPEGITGPDLMDRMRKQAERWGAELHQEDVEFVNVKSSPFVIRSSDREVKCHSLIIATGATAKRLRLPREDEFWSRGISACAICDGASPLFKGQVLAVVGGGDVATEEAIYLTKYARHVHLLVRKDMLRASKAMQDRVLNNPNITVHFNTEAMDVVSNDKGQMSGIHLKRRDTGEESVLQVKGLFYGIGHTPNSQLLQGQIELDSAGYILVKEGSAKTSVDGVFAAGDVQDHEWRQAITAAGSGCIAALSVERYLVANDLLVEFHQPVQEETKKDITDKDVKMGFDISHRKHKGQYALRKLYHESPRLICVLYTSPTCGPCRTLKPILNKVIDEYDEFVHLVEIDIEEDPEIAEAAGIMGTPCVQFFKNKEMLRTVSGVKRKKEYREFIEANK; encoded by the exons ATGGCGGTCACgcgcgtcgccgtggccgccgcccTCTCGGCGGCCCCGCTCTCCTCCCGCCGCCACCAGGTGGCCCTCCCCTCCTCTTGCCGCCTTCTCCCCGCCGCGGCGGCCACCTGCTGCAACAGCCGCACGCCGATGTCGctgcaggccgccgccgccgcacccgccgCCGGCGCGGTCGACGAGGAGACCCCCGCCTCCTCCTCTACCTCAG ATGCTAGCAAGGGGGTGGAGAACCTGGTGATCATCGGCTCTGGACCGGCCGGTTACACTGCTGCCATCTACGCCGCCCGGGCGAACCTGAAGCCTGTCGTGTTTGAAGGGTACCAGGAGGGGGGTGTCCCTGGCGGGCAGCTGATGACCACCACCGAGGTGGAGAATTTCCCTGGCTTCCCGGAAGGTATAACTGGGCCTGATCTCATGGACAG AATGCGCAAGCAAGCGGAACGCTGGGGCGCAGAGCTTCACCAAGAGGATGTTGAGTTTGTGAATGTAAAGAGCAGCCCGTTTGTTATTCGTAGCAGCGACCGTGAG GTGAAATGTCATAGTCTAATCATTGCAACTGGAGCTACGGCTAAGCGCCTCCGGCTGCCTCGTGAAGATGAATTTTGGAGTAGAGGCATCAGCGCATGCGCAATATGTGATGGAGCATCACCGCTGTTCAAGGGCCAAGTTCTTGCAGTTGTTGGGGGTGGTGATGTAGCTACAGAGGAAGCAATATATTTGACAAAATATGCTCGACATGTTCATTTACTAGTTAGAAAGGATATGCTACGGGCATCCAAAGCTATGCAGGACAG AGTACTCAACAACCCCAACATAACAGTACATTTCAATACAGAAGCCATGGATGTTGTTAGCAATGACAAAGGGCAGATGTCTGGCATTCATCTGAAGAGAAGAGATACAGGAGAAGAATCAGTTCTTCAAGTGAAAGGTCTATTTTATGGCATAGGACATACTCCAAACAGTCAGCTGTTGCAAGGCCAAATCGAACTTGATAGTGCTGGCTATATTTTAGTTAAAGAGGGCTCAGCCAAAACTTCAGTTGATGGTGTATTTGCTGCTGGTGATGTTCAG GATCATGAATGGAGACAAGCTATTACCGCAGCTGGATCTGGATGCATAGCTGCTTTGTCAGTTGAAAGATACTTAGTTGCCAATGATCTTCTTGTTGAATTTCACCAG CCTgttcaagaagaaacaaagaaggATATTACAGATAAAGATGTCAAAATGGGCTTTGACATTTCTCATAGAAAACACAAGGGACAG TATGCACTCCGCAAACTATACCATGAAAGTCCACGACTCATTTGTGTTCTATACACTTCTCCCACATGTGGTCCTTGCAGAACCTTAAAACCAATTTTGAACAAG GTCATAGATGAGTACGATGAGTTTGTTCATCTTGTTGAAATTGACATTGAGGAGGATCCTGAAATAGCAGAAGCTGCAGGCATCATGGGAACACCTTGTGTTCAATTTTTTAAGAACAAAGAAATGCTTAG GACTGTATCTGGtgtgaaaaggaagaaggaatATCGGGAGTTTATCGAGGCGAACAAATGA
- the LOC136550525 gene encoding uncharacterized protein, with the protein MEVTSSSSSPSAPPPGSSKPALRLNPAAVLLRRLPTPTPTTATPVTASAPPARPGSASNALAAFLSSLIPFWRERRRGAPKQPAHPAASAAAARRAAEQEAEAEARQLVGCAVPLFRPYVAQLPWHGGARAWLSKLFPRYGHYCGPNWSSGKEAGSVLWDRRPVDHLDFCCYCHDMAYDTHDQAQLLRADLAFLRCLEGSRRTPARDGIAAAAIYRAMCIFGLKTILIPYRTNLVRLQTGPNYADFFADFVKRVASSSGRPTGGEKQRL; encoded by the exons ATGGAggtcacctcctcctcctcctcgccttccgcgccgccgccgggctcCTCGAAGCCGGCGCTCCGGCTCAACCCCGCGGccgtcctcctccgccgcctgcCCACCCCGACCCCGACCACGGCGACGCCCGTCACCGCATCAGCGCCCCCCGCGCGGCCCGGCAGCGCGTCCAACGCGCTCGCCGCCTTCCTCTCCTCTCTCATCCCCTTCTGGCGCGAGCGGCGGCGGGGGGCGCCGAAACAGCCGGCCCaccccgccgcctccgccgctgcgGCGCGGAGGGCGGCCGagcaggaggcggaggcggaggcgcggcAGCTGGTGGGGTGCGCGGTGCCGTTGTTCCGGCCGTACGTGGCGCAGCTGCCGTGGCACGGCGGCGCGCGGGCGTGGCTGTCGAAGCTGTTCCCGCGCTACGGCCACTACTGCGGGCCCAACTGGTCCAGCGGCAAGGAGGCCGGCTCCGTGCTCTGGGACCGCCGCCCCGTCGACCACCTCGACTTCTGCTGCTACTGCCACGACATGGCCTACGACACCCACGACCAGGCCCAGCTCCTCCGCGCCGACCTCGCCTTCCTCCGCTGCCTCGAGGGCAGCCGCCGCACGCCCGCGCGCGATGGCATCGCCGCCGCAGCCATCTACCGCGCCATGTGCATCTTCG GACTGAAGACGATCCTGATCCCGTACCGGACGAACCTCGTGCGGCTGCAGACGGGGCCGAACTACGCGGATTTCTTCGCCGATTTTGTGAAGAGGGTCGCGTCGTCGTCGGGCAGGCCGACCGGCGGCGAGAAGCAGAGGCTGTGA
- the LOC136550530 gene encoding probable RNA 3'-terminal phosphate cyclase-like protein, with protein sequence MGLEKSRRLSGSRDFRQRMVLATLTSTAVTIEDIRSGDAAPELRPHEVSLLRLLDKISDLHTIDLNETGMDLPGLIVLCVLPSGFGYGGAGAYGVWCLYCACRNKDEVPAGGDNSGKGS encoded by the coding sequence ATGGGGCTAGAGAAGAGCCGGCGTCTCTCCGGCAGCCGCGACTTCCGGCAGCGGATGGTGCTGGCGACGCTCACCTCCACCGCCGTCACCATCGAGGACATCCGTTCCGGAGACGCGGCGCCGGAGCTCCGCCCTCACGAGGTctccctcctccgcctcctcgacAAGATATCCGACCTCCACACCATCGACCTCAACGAGACAGGAATGGACTTGCCCGGCTTGATTGTGTTGTGCGTCCTGCCTTCTGGGTTTGGTTACGGTGGTGCTGGTGCTTATGGGGTGTGGTGCTTGTATTGTGCTTGCAGGAACAAAGATGAGGTACCGGCCGGGGGTGATAACAGTGGGAAAGGGTCTTGA